In Williamwhitmania taraxaci, one DNA window encodes the following:
- a CDS encoding NADH-quinone oxidoreductase subunit NuoE family protein, translating to MTNSNVDAVLEKYLHHGRESLIPILQEIQDDLGYIPESALERVGKILNIPTAKIYGLATFYNQFRFLAKGKYHITLCKGSACHMFGATTLLTQLEKELKIKQGQTTRNGLFSIEVVPCMAACSQAPLISVNGQFYTKLTHDRLKETIESFRNTQ from the coding sequence ATGACCAATAGTAATGTTGACGCTGTTTTGGAGAAGTACCTGCACCACGGCAGGGAGAGTTTAATTCCTATTCTTCAGGAAATTCAGGACGATTTGGGGTATATACCCGAGAGCGCCCTTGAGCGGGTGGGTAAGATACTGAACATACCCACTGCAAAAATCTACGGGTTAGCTACCTTTTATAATCAGTTTCGTTTTCTTGCAAAGGGCAAATATCACATTACTCTGTGCAAGGGGAGTGCGTGTCATATGTTTGGCGCAACGACTCTCTTGACTCAACTCGAAAAAGAGTTGAAGATCAAGCAGGGTCAAACTACTCGTAATGGTCTGTTCAGTATTGAGGTGGTTCCTTGCATGGCTGCCTGCTCGCAAGCTCCGCTTATATCAGTAAACGGACAATTCTATACTAAACTTACCCACGATCGTCTTAAGGAAACTATTGAATCGTTTCGCAACACACAATAA
- a CDS encoding NADH-ubiquinone oxidoreductase-F iron-sulfur binding region domain-containing protein translates to MKEVLASENGQGHSSWKESRPYFKFDRVEKPVLFISINSSANVCGAVGVHEALVAYIAQRGIEAYVEVVGSYGLMGLEPLVEVQLPGMARVAIANVQAHEVDELLDPIFNRFLPEGRAVFQHRNDLHHPWSGVPFMDELPFFKQQLRVVLGLTGKYNPTSLPQYMAHGGLFSFVKALRSYTFSDICDIVERSGLRGRAGSGFPTGKKWRMALDVAADGRYVICNADESDPGAFMNRLLMEGSPYRVLEGLAIASYACGAGKAFIYTRNRYSIAIQRLEEALASMREVGILGENIFDSGYNLDIKIVKGPGAYVCGEETALIRSLEGKRGMPTSKPPYPTTAGFKGKPTVVNNLETLSNVPLILMNGPDWFQTMGTETSKGTKVFSLSGKCATTSVVEVEMGTTFSQILEIVDGVIPGSEIKAIQIGGPSGACIPPSLFSLKVDYDRLKEADIPMGNGGILVYDEKTCMLDMVKYFMGFIQNESCGKCIPCREGSQRMVEIYKNITRRPLSEEGHNTLERFKGVIQLEGLAEVMKDTSACGLGQASTYPVLSTLKYFRDEYEEHIFDRHCRAGVCKDLRVFQIDLDKCTGCTACVKKCPVNAIVGAPRMAHYVVTERCIACGACLETCMFGAVLTH, encoded by the coding sequence ATGAAAGAAGTATTAGCTTCAGAGAATGGGCAAGGTCATAGCTCATGGAAGGAGAGTCGCCCTTACTTTAAGTTTGACAGGGTCGAAAAGCCGGTTTTGTTTATCTCTATTAACTCATCTGCAAATGTTTGCGGTGCTGTTGGTGTTCATGAGGCGTTAGTTGCGTATATTGCTCAACGGGGTATTGAGGCGTATGTTGAGGTTGTAGGGAGTTACGGATTAATGGGATTGGAGCCCTTGGTGGAGGTTCAGCTTCCGGGCATGGCTAGGGTTGCTATTGCCAATGTCCAGGCTCATGAGGTGGATGAGTTGTTGGATCCAATATTCAATAGGTTTTTACCCGAAGGAAGAGCCGTTTTTCAGCACCGAAATGATTTGCACCATCCCTGGTCTGGGGTGCCTTTCATGGATGAACTGCCATTCTTTAAGCAGCAACTTAGGGTTGTTCTGGGGCTAACAGGGAAATATAATCCTACCTCACTGCCTCAGTATATGGCGCATGGTGGTTTATTCTCATTTGTGAAGGCTCTCCGGAGTTATACTTTTTCTGATATCTGCGATATTGTTGAGCGCTCAGGGCTACGAGGACGTGCCGGTTCCGGCTTTCCAACAGGGAAAAAATGGCGGATGGCCCTTGATGTGGCAGCCGATGGTAGGTATGTTATTTGCAACGCCGACGAAAGCGATCCGGGCGCATTTATGAACCGGCTATTAATGGAGGGATCTCCTTATCGGGTGCTGGAGGGCCTTGCTATTGCCTCCTATGCCTGCGGAGCCGGAAAAGCATTTATCTACACTAGAAATAGGTATTCCATCGCTATCCAGCGGCTCGAGGAAGCGCTTGCTTCCATGCGGGAGGTTGGTATTCTTGGAGAGAATATTTTTGATAGCGGTTACAACCTAGATATTAAAATAGTTAAGGGTCCTGGTGCCTATGTGTGTGGTGAAGAAACTGCACTAATACGAAGTTTAGAAGGAAAGCGTGGGATGCCCACCTCGAAGCCACCTTATCCAACAACGGCCGGTTTTAAAGGGAAACCTACGGTGGTGAATAACCTTGAGACGCTTTCCAATGTGCCTTTAATCCTCATGAATGGGCCAGATTGGTTTCAAACCATGGGGACAGAGACCAGCAAAGGGACTAAAGTGTTCTCTCTGAGCGGTAAGTGTGCTACAACCTCGGTTGTTGAAGTAGAGATGGGAACAACTTTTAGCCAAATACTCGAAATTGTTGACGGTGTTATTCCTGGATCGGAGATTAAGGCCATTCAAATAGGAGGCCCTTCCGGCGCTTGTATTCCTCCGTCCCTCTTTTCGCTAAAGGTGGATTACGATCGATTAAAAGAGGCCGACATCCCCATGGGGAACGGTGGCATTTTGGTTTATGATGAGAAAACCTGCATGCTTGATATGGTAAAATACTTTATGGGTTTTATCCAGAATGAGTCTTGCGGAAAGTGTATCCCATGCAGGGAAGGGTCGCAGCGAATGGTCGAAATTTACAAGAATATAACCCGCAGACCTCTCTCCGAGGAGGGCCACAACACCTTGGAACGCTTTAAAGGTGTTATCCAGCTGGAGGGATTAGCGGAGGTAATGAAGGACACCTCTGCCTGTGGACTCGGGCAAGCATCTACCTATCCTGTGCTTTCAACCCTTAAGTATTTTAGGGATGAGTATGAGGAACATATATTCGATAGGCATTGCAGGGCTGGTGTTTGCAAGGATTTGAGGGTTTTTCAGATCGACCTAGATAAATGCACGGGCTGTACCGCTTGCGTAAAAAAGTGCCCGGTAAATGCCATTGTCGGGGCACCTCGAATGGCTCACTACGTGGTTACCGAAAGGTGTATTGCTTGCGGAGCCTGCTTGGAGACCTGTATGTTTGGTGCTGTTTTAACTCATTAG
- a CDS encoding (2Fe-2S) ferredoxin domain-containing protein: protein MNDLKKIEIKICLGSSCFSRGNRIILQEINSYIETKRVKDRVFFHGAHCFGDCNDGPKIEVNGKLYCKVTSSMVLDILNEAFGF, encoded by the coding sequence ATGAACGACCTTAAAAAAATTGAGATCAAAATCTGCCTCGGAAGTTCATGCTTTTCAAGGGGCAACCGCATAATTCTCCAAGAGATTAATAGCTATATTGAAACCAAAAGAGTAAAAGATAGGGTATTCTTCCATGGTGCGCACTGTTTTGGCGACTGCAACGACGGACCAAAAATTGAGGTTAATGGGAAGTTATACTGTAAGGTAACCTCTTCTATGGTGCTTGACATACTTAATGAAGCCTTTGGCTTTTAA